The Rhodobacter sp. genome segment AGCCCCGCTGCCAGAGCGATCTGTCGGCGCAGCAGCAGCCAGATCAGCATCGCCAGGCTGAGCGGGGCGACGACCTTGGCGCTGCCCAGCGCGGTAAAGGCGGTTGCGACGCGCACGGGTTGCGACGCTTGCAGGGTGTGAATCCAGGCCGCCAGCCGCGCATCGACCTGAAGGATCGGATCGCCCGACAGGAAATCGACGACCGTGCCCAGCCAGACCGCGGCGATATAGAGAAAGAGCGCGCCCAGCAGCGTCAGCGGCAGGCCGGTGAACGCGTGCCGGCTCACCCGCGCCGCCAGCCATGCGGTGGTGCGCGGATGCGCGGCGACCAACCGGGCCACGGGCGGTCGCGCGGCCAGCGCGCGGCCGGCCACGCCCAGGATGGTGACCGCCAGCGGAAGCAGCCGCAGCGCGGCGAACAGCAGGACCCACAGCACCGCCAGAACCGCCACCGCCAGGGCCCCGACCAGGGCCGCCCGTCCCAGCGTGTTGCCCAGCAGCCCGGCGGCGTCCCCCATTGCATAGCCCAGGCCGACATGGGCCAGGGCATAGGGCACGCTGCCGGCCAGGTTCCACAGAAAGAAGCGACGCCGCTCCATCCCCGCCATGGCGGCCGCCAGCGGCACCAGTCCCGCGACCGGCCCCAGGAAGCGGCCCAACACCAGCGCCAGCCCGCCGCGCCGCTCGAACAGGGCCTGGGCGCGGCGGAACACCGCCGACCCCTCGATCCGGGCGCGCCCGGGAATGCGTTGCAGCGCCAGCCGTCCGGTCCAGTAGCTCAGTTCGGACCCCAGCACCGACCCCAGCGCGACGAACCAGGCCAGGTCGAAGAAATCCATCAGCCCCTGTTGCACCAGCAGCCCGCCCGCATCGACGATCAGTGTGCCGGGCACGATGACGCCGGTCAGGAAGAAGGCCTCGAGCGCCGAGGCCAGCCCGATCAGCCAGTAGCCGAACACTCCGAACGCCTGAAGCGAGGGGAGGATCTGGTCAATCGACGGGAACATTCGGCGGGCGTCCTTGGCGCGAGGGTTGATCGAACGCACTGCGGAACGGCAACAGGACCACCGCGCCCGCGGCCAGGATCAGCGCGTTTTCGATGTCAAAGCCGGTGGCCAGCGCGATTCCCGCCCCGGTCAGCAGCGTCACGATACTGGCCACAAAGGCCGCCCGCAGCCGTTGCGCCAGGCCAAAGGACAACGCCACCAGCGCCAGACCCGACAGACCGGACGCCAGCGCGCCGCCGCGGGTCAGGATCAGCGCCACCAGGTCGCCGTCGGCCATCGCGTTCGATCGCATCGAGGGCACCAGCGACACCAGGCCCAGATACAGGCCGAACCCACAGGCGACCACGGCAACCAGCGTTGGCGCCAGCCCGTGCAGCGCGCTCAGCACCGGTTGCACGGGTTCGGGCAGACGGCGCAGCAACCGCTGGGCCAGGTGGCTGATCGCCCGCGCCTCGGTCAAGGCGACCACCAGAAAGCCCAGACCGAACGGCACCAGGTAATAGATCAGCCGGAACAGCAGCAGGGCGGCGGCCGCGTCGCTCACCGGCACCGCGGCGGGCATGACCCCCAGAACGACCGTCTCGAACACGCCGACGCCGCCCGGCACATGGCTGAGCACGCCGATCATGATCGCCGCCGAATAGACCGCGAGGAAGGTCGCGAAATCCGGCTTGCCGGCGGGCAGCAGCACCCACAACGCAAACGAGGCCGCGGCGATGTCGATCAGCGTGACCACGATCTGGCCGACCAGGTCGCGCGGCGGCGGCATGTGCAGCGTCACGCGGAACAGACGGATGTTGCGTTGCCGGATCGAGGCATAGGCGATCGCGATGACGGCGGCCGCCAGCAGGCCGCCGGCGATCGCCTGGATGGTGGCCGCCGCATAGGGCAGGTAGCTGGCGACCGCGTGGGGGTGCACGGCGAGCGCGGCCAACCCGACCAGGGTCAGCCCGGTGCCCAGTGCCACCGCCACATAGGCCGAGACCGCCGCCACCTCGAGCGCGCTGAGTCCGACCGCGGAATAGAGCCGGTAGCGCACCGCGCCACCCGAAATGGCGCTGACGCCGATGGTATTGCCAAAGGCGAATGCCAGGAAACCGCCCAGGGCGACGACGCCGGCGGGCAGTTGGTGACGGATGAAGCGCAGCCCGAACCAGTCGTAGCAGACCAGCGCCGCATAGCCCACGGCGGTTGCCGCCAGCGCCGCCGCCAGTGCCGATCCGGGCATGGCGTGGATCTGGGCCAGGATGTCGGCGGGGCGTACCGGACGCAGCAGATGCACCAACGCCGAGATCCCCATCGCGAACAGCACGCCCGCCAGCAGGATCGGGCCATATCGCTTCATCGCGCGGATCGTCGGTGTCGGCACGCAGGGGTCCTCGGGGTTGGTCGGCGGACGGGGTCAGGGCGTCGATACGCCATCCTCGGGCGAAGGCAAAACCGTTTCTTTGCGCATTTCCCTTTCTTACGAAATTGTAAAGCCCACCGTCGAAGCCGCCCCTGCGACACCGCTGTCGCAACGGGTGGTGGCGGGGCGGCGCGGCGTCACAATCGGGTGAGACCCCCGCGCGCCCTTGGGCCGGGGCGCGGCCCGGGCTATGGCCGGATTGCTGACCCCGCGCCGCGCCCGACCGGGCCCCGCGCGCGTGCCGCGTGAACCGGAACCGACGGGCCCTGCCGTGCGAACCCTTGCGATTGTGCTATGTCTGATGCTGGCCGTGCTGGGCCTGCCCCGGGCCGGGGGGGACGCGAGCATGGCCCATGTCGCGGGGCCGTCAATGGCGATGGCGGCGGGCCCGGTCGATTGCGCGCCAGACCGTTGCGCGCCGGACTGCGTCCAGTGTGGCATGGTGTCCGGTTGCGCCGCGGTCGCGGTCGAACCGCAGACCTGCCCCCTTGCGCGGCGCGCGCCCGGCCTGGCGCCCCGGCCGTTCGACGCGCCGGTCGTCGCGCAGCGGGCGCTGATGCCCGATCCCCGACCCCCACGGTCCTGACCGCAGGCGGGCCCCGTGCCCGACACGCCGTCCCTGAACCGTGGGCCGCTCGGCGGCCTCGCAAACGCATGAGTCAGACATGAACACCAAGAGCTTTCTCCTGGCCGGGGCGCTGGTCCTGGCCGCCGCCGGCGGCGCCTATTGGGCGCTCGCCCGGCGCCCCTCCCGGCAAGCGCGTCGGGCGCCCCCGCCGGCCCCGCCGCGCCGCAACCCGGCGATCCCATGGTCGAGGTCCGGCTGCCGGACAGGTTTTCGGCGCTGGAACAGATCGGGCGCACGGCCTTCGACGCGGTCTGCGCCGCCTGCCACGGCCCGAACGCCGCAGGCCGTCAGGGAATGGGGCCGCCGCTGGTGCATCCCTTCTTCCGTCCCGGCCATCATGCCGACGCGGCCTTTCAACGGGCCGTCCAGACCGGCGTGCGCGCGCATCACTGGCGCTTTGGCGACATGCCGCCGCAAGAGGGGCTGACCACGGCCGACGTGCGCGCGATCGTCGGCTATGTGCGCGCCCTGCAACGCGCAAACGGCATCCGCTAGGCGCTGACCCCGAGGGCCCTGCCCGGCCGGGCCCTCGGCACCCGGGCGCGTTGGCGCAGAGTCGCGCACACGCCGCTGCCGCGCCACGGGCGAGGCCCGGAAAATCCATGCAAGTGTCTGATTGCCCGCGTAATCCTGAGGTTTCAGTCGATTACGGGAAAAGTGGTGGAGCTGAGGGGGATCGAACCCCTGACCTCATCATTGCGAACGATGCGCTCTCCCATCTGAGCTACAGCCCCCACGCGGCGCTATGTGAGGCATTCGCGGGGGACTGTCAAGGGTATCGAACGGGAAAATCCGGGGGTGGGGGCGTGGTCCCTCCGGCGTTGCCCTCGGCCCCGGGCAAGAGTATGGTGCGCGACTGTTTCAACAGCCAAGGACCGACCCGATGTCGTTGCGCGCCCGGATTTCCGAGGACCTGAAAACCGCGATGAAAGCGAAGGACACGCTGCGCTTGTCCACGCTGCGGCTGATCAACGCGGCGATCAAAGATCGCGATATCGCCCTCAGGGGCGAGGGCGAAGACCGCGAGATGACGGACGAGGAAATCACCGCCACCCTGTCGCGCATGGTCAAGCAGCGCCAGGAAAGCGCCCGCGCCTATGAAGAAGGCGGCCGGCTAGAGCTGGTCGAACGCGAACTGGCCGAGATCGGCGTGATCGAGACCTATCTGCCGCGCCAACTGTCCCAGGACGAGGTCGCGGTCGCCATCGATTCCGTGGTGGCCGAGCTCGAGGCCGGGTCGATACGCGACATGGGGCGGGTGATGAATGCGCTGAAGGCGCGCTACACCGGGCAGATGGATTTCGGCGCCGTCGGGCCGATGGTCAAGGCGCGCCTCACCTGAGCGGGTCCTGATAGCTGCGCAGGCGGATCAGCAGCTCCGACAGATCGGCGTGCAGTCGCTGGCGTTCGTCGGGCATCAGATAGGCGCCCAGTTCGACCTCGCGTCCGCCGCCGCGCAGGGTGAGATACTGCTCGACCGGGCCGCCGCGCGGCGTCAGGGTCAGCGTGATCCAGTGCGGATCGGCGCGCCATTCCTGTTGTGGTCCGCGCGGGTTGGTGCGGACCAGCACCACCCCCTCGCGGGTCAGACTCATGTCCTCGAGGATGCGGCGATCGCGCCAGTTGCGGTCGATGGCGAACCACAGTCCCCACAGAACGACCGCCGCGAAAGGCAGCAGCCCCCACAGCACCGGAGAGCCGAGGACGGCGATCAGCGGCATCGCCAAGGTCGCGGCGGTCATGCCGATGACCATCGCAAAGCCGCGCGGATTCAGCGCGTTGTGGGGCCAGGCACGCAGCCGGGCGCGAACGGGGCCGTCGAGGGTCAGTTCATAGGGCATCAGGCACGCAGGGCCTCGAACGAGACCATGACATGCTGACGGTACGCCGGGCGTTCGGTCAAGCGCGCGCAATAGGATGCCAGGGCGGGCAAGGCGGGGCGGGCGATGTCGATGGTGAAATAGCGATACAGGATGTGTCCGAACTGGATATCTGCCAGCGTCAGGGTGTCGCCCACCAGGAACGGGTGGCGCGACAGGCGGTCCTCGGCGA includes the following:
- a CDS encoding lysylphosphatidylglycerol synthetase family protein — encoded protein: MPTPTIRAMKRYGPILLAGVLFAMGISALVHLLRPVRPADILAQIHAMPGSALAAALAATAVGYAALVCYDWFGLRFIRHQLPAGVVALGGFLAFAFGNTIGVSAISGGAVRYRLYSAVGLSALEVAAVSAYVAVALGTGLTLVGLAALAVHPHAVASYLPYAAATIQAIAGGLLAAAVIAIAYASIRQRNIRLFRVTLHMPPPRDLVGQIVVTLIDIAAASFALWVLLPAGKPDFATFLAVYSAAIMIGVLSHVPGGVGVFETVVLGVMPAAVPVSDAAAALLLFRLIYYLVPFGLGFLVVALTEARAISHLAQRLLRRLPEPVQPVLSALHGLAPTLVAVVACGFGLYLGLVSLVPSMRSNAMADGDLVALILTRGGALASGLSGLALVALSFGLAQRLRAAFVASIVTLLTGAGIALATGFDIENALILAAGAVVLLPFRSAFDQPSRQGRPPNVPVD
- a CDS encoding cytochrome c — protein: MVEVRLPDRFSALEQIGRTAFDAVCAACHGPNAAGRQGMGPPLVHPFFRPGHHADAAFQRAVQTGVRAHHWRFGDMPPQEGLTTADVRAIVGYVRALQRANGIR
- a CDS encoding GatB/YqeY domain-containing protein, translating into MSLRARISEDLKTAMKAKDTLRLSTLRLINAAIKDRDIALRGEGEDREMTDEEITATLSRMVKQRQESARAYEEGGRLELVERELAEIGVIETYLPRQLSQDEVAVAIDSVVAELEAGSIRDMGRVMNALKARYTGQMDFGAVGPMVKARLT
- a CDS encoding DUF2244 domain-containing protein is translated as MPYELTLDGPVRARLRAWPHNALNPRGFAMVIGMTAATLAMPLIAVLGSPVLWGLLPFAAVVLWGLWFAIDRNWRDRRILEDMSLTREGVVLVRTNPRGPQQEWRADPHWITLTLTPRGGPVEQYLTLRGGGREVELGAYLMPDERQRLHADLSELLIRLRSYQDPLR